In the genome of Methylotenera mobilis JLW8, the window CTTGAGCTCAATAATACAGTCATGCCCTATCAACCTCGTCGTACCATCCATTCTTTCTATGCGATATGACAGGGGCGTCTTTTTGATGCATTTCACACTGCGCTCATATTCAATTTCATAGCGCCCTGCTGTGAATGCAACGTTGTATATTTTTCCAATTTGCACTTTCTCGTTCCTTTATAGAACTTCATACAGAAGCATTACTTAATTGTAATTCACGAGCTCTGAGGAATGTAGGGTGGCAAGCAGTCTTTGATAAATTCTGAGGCTACCTGCTTCCAAGGCGGGGCTATGCGATTAGCTTTTGTTATAGGGGCAGTACAGGCAAACATACGGTTACCGAAAAGCAGAAGGCCTCTTTTCAGAGGCCTTCTGTTTGGTACGTTGTGAGGAACCATTGGTACGTAGCTGTCTTTTGACGACCTCACGGTGCTACGTTTCTCACACAAAACTAATTCAGCCTTGTGCTGTTTGACCGGTTCTGTGTCTCAAGGGCAACAGGCGGGTTAACACTTGAATTTATTGTACTGCGTTGCACTACACTGTAATAAATTTTCAATTGCGTATTACAGTAAAAAGAAACACTAATAGTTATTTACCCCCACTTGTTCTTAGTGTAAAGCCGTCCTGGAGCTTATAAAAAAAACTCAATTCTAATGACTCAATTCGGCCCAAAGCAGACGTTCGTAATACAAATCATGTTGCCTTCAACTCTAAGCAAGCATTTTTAGTAACTTGAAAAGCAGCTGATACTCCAAGGCTTGCCATAATGACTGCAACCAATAAGTCTGGCCAAGCGCTTCCAGTTCCAAAAACACCTAAAGCTGCTAACATTACAGCTATGTTTCCAATTGCATCGTTACGGCTACACAACCATACAGATTGCATGTTGGCATCACCGTCACGGTATGCATACAGTAGGACTGCAACACTAACATTAGCAATTAGAGCGAGCGTACCTATGACTCCCATCGTATAGGGCTCTGGCACCTTGCCGTGCATCAAGGACCACACTGCACCAATTAACACAAATAAGCCGAACACCCCCATTGTTAGCCCTTTTAAAAGCGCCGCACGCGCACGCCACAGCAAGCTCATGGACAGTACTGCTAAAGAAATGCCATAGTTCATAGCATCGCCGAAGAAGTCAATTGCATCAGCCATTAATGATACTGAGTTGGCATTGAGGCCGCTCAGCACTTCGACGATAAACATAGCAAAATTAATGATCAGTGCCACCCAGAGTATCTTGCGATATCTGGGTGTTATCAATTGATTACTAGTACATCCGCTATCACAACAATCCTTGGCCATAATTGGGTCTCCGTTAAATTATAGAGTTGTATCAATGGTCTTTATTTCTATACAAAAGCTCATATAATAAAGGCAATACAAGTAAAGTCAGTAACGTAGCTGACAATATCCCACCGATTACGACTGTAGCCAAAGGGCGTTGGACTTCAGCGCCGGTGCCGGTAGCAATCGCCATCGGAATAAACCCCAATGATGCTACTAATGCGGTCATCAAAATAGGCCGTAATCGCGTTAGAGCACCTTCTTGAATCGCCTCCAATAATGGTTTTCCTTCGTCACGAAGCGCCGTGATAAAACTGATCAGCACTAAACCATTCAATACCGCCACGCCTGATAAAGCAATAAACCCAACACCTGCCGATATGGAGAGTGGTATACCCCTTAGCCACAAGGCCAATACCCCGCCAGTGAGTGCAAACGGAATACCTGTAAACACAATGAGCCCATCGCGAAAGTTTCCAAACATGGAGTACAACAATATTGAAACCAGCAATAACGCTAGAGGGATAACTACTTCTAATCGCGCTGTGGCTGATTGCAGCTGTTCAAAAGTACCGCCCCAAGTTAGCCAATATCCAGAAGGTATTTTGACTTCCTGTTCGATACGTTGCTGTGCTTCAGCCACATAAGAACCTATATCGCGATCTCGTACATTAGCTGTGACAACAACACGACGTTTTCCATTTTCTCGACTGAACTGGTTTGGACCTGGTGCTAAATCAAGTGTTGCAACTTCCCCTAACTGCAAATAGCTAGCTTTGGCATTCTCGCTACTAACCGGCAGTCGTATGGGTATCTGCTTGAAAGCAACCATATCTACCCTGAGATTTTCTGGGAGTCGTACGACAATATTAAAGCGACGGTCGCCTTGGAATATGGCTCCAGCTTGTTTGCCGTTCATGGCAATCGATATTGCTTCCTGCACTTCTGTGATGTTGATGCCGAGGCGTGCAATCTTTTCACGATCAATATTAACGGTGAGGATAGGCAAACCAGTCGTTTGCTCTACCTTCACATCTTCACCACCAGGAATTTTGCTTAAAGTTGCTGCTATTTTTTCGGCGGTACGATTCAAGGTATCCATATCATCACCAAAGATCTTAACGCCTACATCACTACGAACACCTGAAATCAATTCATTAAAACGCATCTGAATGGGTTGGGTGATTTCATAGTTATTACCTGGAACCGCTTCTACTGCATGCTTTATTTTAGCAATCAATTCATTTTTGCTTAAATTAGGATCAGGCCATTCTGACTTCGGTTTAAGCATGATGTAATTGTCTGCCATATTCGGCGGCATAGGATCACTAGCAATCTCAGCGGTACCTAACTTGGAAAATATCCTTTCCACTTGTGGAAACTGCATCACAGTATGCTCAATCTCACGTTGCATTGATAATGACTGAGATAAGCTGGTTCCAGGAATCCGAATAGGCTGTATCAAGATGTCGCCCTCATTGAGATTGGGCATAAATTCACTACCCATACGACTCACCATTAATCCACTCAAAATAACTGATACCAGCGTAACGGTAAGCACCAAAGCTTTATTGCCTATAGACCAATGGAAAATCGGCTCATAGGCACGCTTAGCCCATGCAATGAATACATTCTCCTTTTCCGTCACAGCACCAGTGATGAATAGCGCAATTGCCGCTGGAATAAAAGTGACTGAAAGCAACATTGCACCTAATAGCGCAATGACTACAGTAAAGGCCATAGGATGGAACATCTTGCCTTCAACCCCAGCTAAGGCAAATATCGGTAAGTAAACAACCATAATAATGATCTGCCCATATATCAAAGGTCGTCTAGCTTCCCTTGCAGCAGCGAATACTTCTTGAAAGCGTTCTTCACGATTCAAGGTGCGACCTAAAATCGTTTGCGAATGTGCAAGCCTACGCATGCAGTTTTCAACAATCACAACAGCACCGTCAATAATGATGCCAAAGTCTAAAGCACCTAGGCTCATTAGATTGGCACTGACTTTACCCGTGACCATGCCTGTAAAGGTAAATAGCATTGCTAATGGAATAATGAGCATTGTTATTACGGCAGCACGAAAGTTGCCCAAAAACAGAAATAGCACAGCCACAACCAAAAGCGCACCTTCTGAAAGGTTCTTTTTAACCGTATTGATTGCTTTGTCGATTAGGATAGTACGGTCATAGACTGTTTTAGCTACAACCCCAGTGGGTAGCGTCTTGTTGATCTCTGAAATTCTTTTATCGACTGCAGCAGAAACTGTACGGCTATTTTCACCAACCAACATGAAGACGGTACCTATCACAACTTCTTCGCCATTCTCGCTGGCAGCGCCACTTCGCAATTCTTTGCCAAGCTGAACATCAGCAACATCTTTAATACGTATGGGGATTCCTAGCTTAGTAGAAACCACCACGTTATTGATATCGCTCATAGAGGATAATTGACCTGGCACCCTAATCAGGTATTGCTCCCCTGACTTTTCGATATAACCCGCACCCATATTGGCATTGTTATTTTCCAGTGCTTCTACGACATCTTTTAAAGCTAAGCCATGCGCTACTAAACGATCAGGATAGGGCGACACTTGATATTGCTTGGCATATCCGCCAATAGTATTGATCTCGTTAACACCAGGCACATTGCGTAATTGCGGCTTGATGATCCAGTCTTGAATCTCACGTAAATCGGTCGGGCTATAAGGTGTGCCACCAGCCTTCAATGCTCCTTCTTTTGCTTCTACCGTCCACATGTAGATTTCCCCTAGGCCAGTAGAGGTCGGTCCCATCTCAGGAAGAATACCTGCAGGCAGTTTTTCCTTGGCCTGACTAATCCGCTCATTGACCAACTGCCTAGCAAAATAGATATCAGTATGTTCCTTGAACACTACCGTTACTTGAGATAAACCGTAACGTGAAATGGAGCGTGTCTCCTCTAGACCAGGCAAGCCTGACATCGCAGTTTCGACTGGATAAGTAATACGCTGCTCGGCTTCCAAAGGTGAATAACCTGCAGCTACTGTATTGATCTGCACTTGAACATTAGTAATATCAGGTACAGCATCAATAGGTAATTTCTGGTAACTGAACACCCCTAAGGCAGCAATAGCTAAAGCTATCAGCATGATGAGCCAGCGTTGATTTACAGAAAAGCGGATGAGTTTATCAAACATAGCAAGGTTCCTTAATCGTCATGGGTCGCGCTGGCTTTGCCAAGTTCGGCCTTAACCAGATAGCTATTTTGGGCGGCGTATTTTTCACCAGCATTCAACCCACTCAGAACCTCAACGTATTTGTCATCACCACGACCCAGTGTCAGTGGACGAACCTCAAATAAATCCCCATATCGACCAAATACGACTTTGCCTTCATCCATGCTTTGCAAGCCTTCAACCGATACTGCCAGCGGAACTTCAACTTCGTCCGCCTGTAATTCAATGTTCACTGGGAGGCCTGGCAACCATACTTTGTCAGCATTTTTTAGTACAACTCGTGCCATTGCAGTACGAGATTGTTCTCCTACTAATGCGCCCACATAAGCTACTGTGCCTGTAGTCTGAGCTTCAAAAGCGGTCGCTCTAACCGTCACTTTTTGACCAACTTTTACAGCATTCACATCCTTGGCATAAATGGTCATTTCAGCCCATAACGTCGATAGGTCGGCCACGACAAAGATACTTTCATCGCCGTTCAATACTTGCCCTGCTGAGATTTGTTTATCAGTGATCACACCATCAATGGGCGATTTGATTTCATAACGGGTTAGATTATTACTAGCACCTAGACCTGCCCCTATAGATTGCAGCTTTTGCTTTGCTCTTTGCAGACTGATCTCAGCTTCTTGCAAATCCTGTTTTTCTTGCAGATAATCCTGTTCCGCTGAGATTTTCTCTTCCCAAAGTTTTTTCTCACGCTCATAGGTCACTCTTGCAAGATCTAGCCGCTTTTGCGCAGCCATAAGGTCGCTACGTTGATCAGCGATACCTTGGCTTGAAACCACTACCAGCAACTGACCCTTATGCACTTTATCGCCAGCATTAGCTGATACAGACTCAACAATGCCATTCAGACGAGGTACGACCCTTACACTCTTGTCTGCATTCAGTTTGATTTCGCCCATTAAGTTTAGGGTCGTTTTGATGCGTGCAGGACCTGCGGTGAGTATTTCCACACCATTTAGGGTGAGCTGACGATCTGTCATGGTCACTCTGCCTTCAACCTGCTCGTAAGCAAATTGATAGTGTTTGCCGTTATGCTCGGAATCAATACTGACTTTGAATGAATGCGGTTCCTCGACAGCACTGTTACTTTTGAGATAATCCGCTTCTTTTACAAAACTGAGCTTTTCCGGATGACGGCCTAATCTATTTACAGTAAACGTCACATTCGATGTGGCAGGATCAAGTAGCTTGCCATCTTCATAGGTATAGACTCTGAACTCTGGTGTAGATTTTTGATTGCTAATGACAACTTCTAGACCATAGCTGTTCTGTGTAAATATTTTGCCAGCATGTGGGCCTTTAGGTAGTTCTTTTGCTTGCTCTTCATGTTGGTGACCATCCAGCTCTTCGTGAGTGGTCGATTGTTCTGAACTTTCTTCCTCACCGGATTTTGGCTTATTTGATTGCAAAATCAAGTTTCCCAAGATGATGCCAATTAGGATAACGATAATAATTAATAATGACTGCTTGCTTGAAAGTGTAGATTTTATTTTTGAGTGTATTGTCATGTTCGCCTCCTAAGGCTTTACTGCAGTTTCAGGCATAGCATCACCGAGGATTCGTTTGATATCAGCTGATGCCTGATGCGCGTCTAGTAATGCATTGATGTACTGTGACTTGGCCTGAAACAAAGTACGCTGTGCATCCAGTACATCTAGATAGTTAAATTTGCCAAACTCAAAACCTTTGGTGGCGGCATCAAAGGCACTTTGCGCACCAGGCAGAATCTCTTTCTGCAATGTATCAACTGATTGCCGCGCTGTACTTAGCCGCTCGTACGCGCCACCCAGTTGAGTTTCCAACTGAACTCTAAATGCCACCAATTCGTCACGAGCTTTATCTGTGCGGCTGACCGCTACTTGCAGATTGCCTTGGTTACGGTCAAAGACTGGAATGGGTATGGAGAAACCTAATACAGCTTGATTTAACCCAAGCTCCTCATTACGTTTCGCGCCAATACTTAACGTTAAATCTGGTGTGCGCTTTGTGTTTTCGATATTGACTTGTGCTTGGCGAACATCAATTTCAAGTTTTGCACGTTGAATAGAAGGTGCATTGTCCAGCATGTTTGAGAGTTCTTGCAGTGAAGGTATCGCAGGAATATTCTCTATCTGGCCTACCGTCTGCATGAATTTTGGGAAAGGGCTACCCCACAACGAAGCCAATCGCTTACGTGCTGTATTGAGTGTACTCGTTGCTTGATTCGCTTCGATTTTAATGCCGGACTCTGCAACCTTTGATTTGGTTTCTTCTACAGGAGATATTTTTCCTGCCTGTACTTTCTTTGATGCAGCCTCTCTTGCTTGCTTCGCAACATCTAGTGAAGAGGTAGCCAGACTCAGTCGCTCTTGGGCCGCTAGTACACTATAAAATGCAGCCTGTACATTGGCATAGACTTCAGACTTTTTGATAGCAATATCCGTATTCACCGCATCATATCGAATGTCTGCAGACTTAATGCGATTATCGCGTTTATTTCCCATCTCTATAGGTTGTTCTAGCAGTATAGTGGTTTGCCGCGTTGAGTTACGAGCATCTTCCATCAATGTAGAGATCGATGGATTCGGTCTTGTAGCGGCTTGCATCCTTACGCCAGCTATTGCCTCAAGCTCTCGTAATGCAACCGACAGGTCAGGATTAGCACTTAATGCTAGGTGAAGTGCATCGGTTAAGGTAATGCTGCCTGTAGGCTCCAACAGGGTTGAGTCTGAAGTATTCTCATCAGCCTTAACCACCGTTGAGACTGATATTAGAAAAATGAAAAATATATAAAATATGCGCATTGAACTCTCCAAAATAAAAAGGACGAATTCAGCGAGACGAAGTGACTTAAATCTTTACGCTAGATAAATTATGAGGTTTGACTTCCCGCTGAATTAAACAGCGGCAAGCCAATTAGGACGATCAGGATGACGCGGAGTGACGTCAGCATAAGAGTAAACAATGGTGATAATAGTTATGCTCTCTGTCACAGCCGATGGTAGTGACAATATAGAAACCATAGACTTCATAGATCCAAGATGGCAATAAGGACAATCATTATCTGTATCAGACTTTGAATGATCAGCGCCAATGGCGGGTAACTGAGACAGAGATTTATCGCTATCCGCCTTATTAGCATCGTGGCTTAAATAAGAGACCTTCAAGCCAAGCTCATGCGGGCAGTACTGTGCAGCAACTGCCCATGTAGATTCCATGAGGAATACTACAATCAAGAGTTTTAGAAAGATTTTAATCATTAGGTTAAGTATATCAGAGTGAAAGTAATTCTCAATTAGTATCGATTCAGGATTTAGCATAGCTCCGCTTCAGAAGGATATAAGCTGCGGGCAATACGAACAGTGATAATAATGGAGCTGTCAGCATTCCTCCTACCATAGGCGCTGCAATACGGCTCATTGCCTCCGAACCTGTACCTGTGCCAATTAAGATAGGTATCAAACCAGCTAGAATCACTGCCACTGTCATGGCTTTTGGCCTAACCCTAAGTGCTGCCCCTTCAATCAAAGCAGCATAATAATCCTCTTTATTATTGAGTTTACCGGCAGCTTTATAACGCGCTATTGCGTCATCTAAATACACCAACATGATGATGCCAAACTCTGCAGCCAGACCCGATAAAGCAATCATGCCCACACCACTTGCAATCGAGAAGTGATGTCCTAAGAAGTACAGAAACCATACCGCTCCTACTAATGCAAACGGCAAACTACCCAAAATAAGCAAAGCCGGTGTCATGCGCTTAAAGGCTAGAAATAACAAAATAAAGATAATACCTAAGGTCATTGGCACAACGTAACTTAGCCTTTTGGATGCTCGTTCGAAGTATTCAAACTGACCAGACCATGCAAGCGAATAGCCCGCTGGCAATTGCAACTCTTTATCCAACATCGCTTTCGCATCTTTAACAAAGCTAACCAAATCTCGATCATGAATATCTACATATACCCAAACATTAGGCCGTGCGTTCTCACTCTTAATCATAGGTGGGCCATCAGTCACTTTAACCTCAGCCACTTCACCTAAGGGCACGGTAGCTCCTTGCTCAGTGATGATAGGTAATGACTTTAGCTTTTCTACAGAATCACGTAACTCTCTTGGGAATCGAACATTGATTGGAAAGCGAGCGAGCCCTTCAATTTTTTCACCTATGTTATCACCACCAATCGCAGTAGATACCAACATCTGCACATCATCAATATTTAAGCCGTAACGTGCGATTTTTAGCCTATCAATTTGCACATCAATGTAACGCCCGCCAGTGACTCGCTCAGCAATCACCGAGCTGGCTCCTGGTACTTTTTTCATGAGCCTTTCGACTTCTTCACCCAGCTTTTCTAAGGTAGCTAAATCAGCCCCACCAATCTTGATACCAACCGGACTTTTAATGCCGGTAGATAGCATATCGATACGGTTACGAATTGGCTGCACCCATACGTTGGCCATACCTGGGATTTTCAGTCGTGCATCAAGTTCTTTGACTAGTTTTTCAGGTGTCATACCTGCACGCCATTCATCACGAGGCTTAAATTGAATGGTGGTTTCCAACATCTCCAATGGCGCGGGATCTGTCGCTGTTTCAGCACGACCGGTTTTACCAAACACTGACTTTACCTCAGGTACGGTTTTGATGAGTCTGTCACTCAATTGCAGTATTTCAGAGGCTTTGGAAACAGACAGCCCAGGCAACGCCGTTGGCATATAGAGCAAGTCACCTTCATCCAAGGGTGGCATGAATTCACTACCAAGCTTACTTAGAGGATATAACGTGATCAGCACTAATATTAGGGCGACGCCTAATGTAACTTTTGGGTAGTGTAAGACTTTACTGAGCAGTGGCTTATAAATGGCGATCAAGCCACGATTGAGTGGGTTGTCATGCTCAGGTCGTATATGTCCACGAATGAAGATTGTCATCAGCACAGGAATCAATGTCACGGATAATCCTGCGGCTGCGGCCATCGCATAAGTCTTGGTAAAAGCTAAAGGCGCGAATAACTTACCTTCTTGCGCTTCTAAGGTGAATACCGGAATGAACGACAACGTGATTATCAGCAAGGAAAAGAACAATGCCGGTCCAACTTCGCTGGCGGCATCAATAATGACTTTTATGCGCTGACTGTTATTTGGTTCGCCATGCTCATTTTTATAGTTTTCAAGCTGCCTATGGGCATTTTCTATCATCACAATAGCGGCATCGACCATGGCACCGATGGCAATGGCGATACCACCCAGCGACATGATATTGGCATTAACGCCTTGATAGTACATGACGATAAAGCTGACCAGCACACCGATAGGCAAAGCGACAATCGCGACTAGCGCTGAGCGGAAGTGCCATAAAAATACAGCACACACCAAGGCCACCACGATGAACTCTTCAATCAATTTGTGCGTTAGGTTATCTACTGCACGTTTAATCAGTTGCGACCGGTCATAGGTAGTTACAATCTCTACACCTTCAGGCAAGCTCTTCTTGAGGGTAGCAAGTTTGGCTTTCACTGCATCAATGGCTTCTAGCGCATTTTTCCCAGCACGCATCACAATGACGCCACCTGTCACTTCACCTTCGCCATTCAGTTCTGCAACACCTCGTCTTAATTCAGGCCCGATTTGAATGTGCGCAACATCAGACAAAAGTATAGGAGTGCCGCTATTGCTCACCATGAGTGGGATGTTACGGAAATCCTCAAGTGATTCTAAGTATCCATGCGCACGAACCATGTATTCAGCTTCCGCGGTTTCCACCACTGCACCGCCAGTTTCCTGGTTGGCAGATTGAATTGCAGACACGACCTTAGATAGAGGTATACGGTAATTGCGTAACTTATCAGGATCAACCTGTACCTGATACTGACGCACCATACCACCTAGTGTCGCTACCTCAGCTACACCAGGAATGGTCTTCAATTCAAACTTGAGGAACCAGTCCTGTAGTGCTCGCAGCTCTCCCAAATCATGTTTGCCACTTTTATCTACTAAAGCGTATTCATATACCCAGCCCACGCCTGTCGCATCAGGGCCCAAGCTAGGATTTGCGCCTTTGGGCAACTTTGAGGAAATCTGGCTCAAGTATTCCAGTACGCGAGAGCGTGCCCAATATTGGTCGGTACCATCGTTGAATAATATATAAACGAAGGAGTCGCCAAAGAATGAATAGCCACGCACAGTCTTCACACCAGGCACGGAAAGCATGGTTGTAGTGAGTGGATAAGTCAGCTGGTTCTCAACAATCTGCGGCGCTTGGCCAGGCCATTGGGTACGAATGATGACTTGCGTGTCGGATAAGTCAGGAATCGCATCTAAAGGCGTTTTAAGCATGGCGAATACTCCCCATGCAATCACCATCAGAGTTGCCAGCAATACCAGCAAGCGATTATTGGCTGACCAGCGGATGAGCTGAGCAATCATGGTTTGGCTCCCTTCATGCTGCCTTTCATCTCTGGTGCCTTTTCAACACGGTCAATCATGTATTGCGTTGGCATCCCAGGTTTTTCTGGTGCTTCTGCTTTCAAATCGAACTCCACTTCATCGTCAGCTTTGAGATTACTGAGTTGCTTGCTGTCTTTAACTTTGAAGCCCATGGTCATAGATGGCCAACCAAGCTCAGCGATTGGTTCATGATTCAACGTGACATGGTTTGACTTAGGATCTACGTCAATTACTTTGCCTCGGCCTTTGGGCATTTTTTCAGCCAACATTGCTGTGTCTTTACTCATTTGTATGTCACTGCTTTGACCCATGCCTTTATCCATCGCTTTATCTTGTTGGGAAAGTCGCGCCAACACACCAGATAGAGATGCCTCAGAATCAATTAGGAACTGGCCTGAAACCACGACATCTTCGCCTTCAGCTAAACCAGCTAAAATTTCAGTACGGCTATCTAGCTCCTGTCCTGTTTTAATTTCCACCGGACGATAACCATTCACTTCCTTCACAATCACGACTTTGCGCTTACCAGTCGCGATAACGCTTTCGGTAGGTACAGACAGCGCTTCGTGCGCTTGCCCTGTGAATTTGACATTGGCATACATGCCAGGGCGTAAGCGGTTACCTTTGTTAGGTAATTCGATACGTACCTGCAAGGTTCTGGAGCTGTCGTTCAATATCGGATAGAGATAACCGACTTTGCCTTTGAATACTTCACCAGGCAGACTTTGTAACTGCACATCTGTGGCAATCCCTGGTTTCAATCTGGCGGCATCACGCTCAGGCACTTCTGCAATCATCCATACTTGGGAGAGGTCGGAGATTTGTACCAATGAGCTGCCAGCCATCAATTGACCACCTTGGCGCACACCTAGCTCAGTGACGATTCCCGATGCAGGAGCATATACGCCAAACCTTGGACTAGATTTACCCGACTTCGTAATGACAGCAATCTCACCTTCAGTCATGCCAAGTAATTTGAGTCGATTGCGTGCAGCCTGTTTGAGAGAGTTATCACTGTCTACACTGTTTAGTTCCAGTAAAGCTAGATACTCTTGCTGAGCTGCCAGCAAATCGGGTGCATAGATTTCAGCAATTTTTTGGCCTTTGCTGACTGGGTCACCTACAGCGCGAACGGATAGACGCTCTACGAATCCTGGAATGCGCGTTTGCACTACGTAAAAGCGACGCTCGTCTGGCTCGATGCGACCTACAGCTGAAAAGGATTCACCAAAACTTTTAGTGGATACCTTCTCAAGTCTAATCCCTAAGTTCTGAGCGGTTTGTGATGAAATTGCTACGCCGCCTTCCTCGCCATTGCTACCTTCATTGGCATATTTGGGCTCAAGCATCATGTCCATGAAAGGAGACTTACCAGGCTTATCGAACTTCTGATTTGGCACCATGGGGTCATACCAGTATTTAACGGTTTTGCCGCTACCGTCTTGAACGACTCCATTAATGGATTGGGCTATTTTTGAATCGCTGGCTGATGTATTGCTGCCCATAGGCGATTGCGCGGACCTTTGCCCCAAAAGCCAACCTAATCCTGCAACTAGGGTTAGTAAAATTAACACTATTATTAAATGGAGTCGCTTCATTTTATTTCCTTAGTATTTGCGCTTAATTACTCTGCGTACTTTGGAGACAGCTTCATATCCATGAATGGAGACTGACCGGACTTGCTGAAGTGTCTACCTGGCACCATTGGGTCTTCCCAGTACAGGACTTTCTTACCGCTCGCATCTTGCTCCACATTGCTGCCACTCAGGTCATTGGCATCAATTTCATTCGGTAGCTTCACAGCAGGCTTAGCCTCCATAGGTGTTTCCATCGCGGGCATTTCT includes:
- a CDS encoding efflux RND transporter periplasmic adaptor subunit; translation: MTIHSKIKSTLSSKQSLLIIIVILIGIILGNLILQSNKPKSGEEESSEQSTTHEELDGHQHEEQAKELPKGPHAGKIFTQNSYGLEVVISNQKSTPEFRVYTYEDGKLLDPATSNVTFTVNRLGRHPEKLSFVKEADYLKSNSAVEEPHSFKVSIDSEHNGKHYQFAYEQVEGRVTMTDRQLTLNGVEILTAGPARIKTTLNLMGEIKLNADKSVRVVPRLNGIVESVSANAGDKVHKGQLLVVVSSQGIADQRSDLMAAQKRLDLARVTYEREKKLWEEKISAEQDYLQEKQDLQEAEISLQRAKQKLQSIGAGLGASNNLTRYEIKSPIDGVITDKQISAGQVLNGDESIFVVADLSTLWAEMTIYAKDVNAVKVGQKVTVRATAFEAQTTGTVAYVGALVGEQSRTAMARVVLKNADKVWLPGLPVNIELQADEVEVPLAVSVEGLQSMDEGKVVFGRYGDLFEVRPLTLGRGDDKYVEVLSGLNAGEKYAAQNSYLVKAELGKASATHDD
- a CDS encoding efflux RND transporter permease subunit, coding for MFDKLIRFSVNQRWLIMLIALAIAALGVFSYQKLPIDAVPDITNVQVQINTVAAGYSPLEAEQRITYPVETAMSGLPGLEETRSISRYGLSQVTVVFKEHTDIYFARQLVNERISQAKEKLPAGILPEMGPTSTGLGEIYMWTVEAKEGALKAGGTPYSPTDLREIQDWIIKPQLRNVPGVNEINTIGGYAKQYQVSPYPDRLVAHGLALKDVVEALENNNANMGAGYIEKSGEQYLIRVPGQLSSMSDINNVVVSTKLGIPIRIKDVADVQLGKELRSGAASENGEEVVIGTVFMLVGENSRTVSAAVDKRISEINKTLPTGVVAKTVYDRTILIDKAINTVKKNLSEGALLVVAVLFLFLGNFRAAVITMLIIPLAMLFTFTGMVTGKVSANLMSLGALDFGIIIDGAVVIVENCMRRLAHSQTILGRTLNREERFQEVFAAAREARRPLIYGQIIIMVVYLPIFALAGVEGKMFHPMAFTVVIALLGAMLLSVTFIPAAIALFITGAVTEKENVFIAWAKRAYEPIFHWSIGNKALVLTVTLVSVILSGLMVSRMGSEFMPNLNEGDILIQPIRIPGTSLSQSLSMQREIEHTVMQFPQVERIFSKLGTAEIASDPMPPNMADNYIMLKPKSEWPDPNLSKNELIAKIKHAVEAVPGNNYEITQPIQMRFNELISGVRSDVGVKIFGDDMDTLNRTAEKIAATLSKIPGGEDVKVEQTTGLPILTVNIDREKIARLGINITEVQEAISIAMNGKQAGAIFQGDRRFNIVVRLPENLRVDMVAFKQIPIRLPVSSENAKASYLQLGEVATLDLAPGPNQFSRENGKRRVVVTANVRDRDIGSYVAEAQQRIEQEVKIPSGYWLTWGGTFEQLQSATARLEVVIPLALLLVSILLYSMFGNFRDGLIVFTGIPFALTGGVLALWLRGIPLSISAGVGFIALSGVAVLNGLVLISFITALRDEGKPLLEAIQEGALTRLRPILMTALVASLGFIPMAIATGTGAEVQRPLATVVIGGILSATLLTLLVLPLLYELLYRNKDH
- a CDS encoding cation transporter yields the protein MAKDCCDSGCTSNQLITPRYRKILWVALIINFAMFIVEVLSGLNANSVSLMADAIDFFGDAMNYGISLAVLSMSLLWRARAALLKGLTMGVFGLFVLIGAVWSLMHGKVPEPYTMGVIGTLALIANVSVAVLLYAYRDGDANMQSVWLCSRNDAIGNIAVMLAALGVFGTGSAWPDLLVAVIMASLGVSAAFQVTKNACLELKAT
- a CDS encoding TolC family protein; the protein is MRIFYIFFIFLISVSTVVKADENTSDSTLLEPTGSITLTDALHLALSANPDLSVALRELEAIAGVRMQAATRPNPSISTLMEDARNSTRQTTILLEQPIEMGNKRDNRIKSADIRYDAVNTDIAIKKSEVYANVQAAFYSVLAAQERLSLATSSLDVAKQAREAASKKVQAGKISPVEETKSKVAESGIKIEANQATSTLNTARKRLASLWGSPFPKFMQTVGQIENIPAIPSLQELSNMLDNAPSIQRAKLEIDVRQAQVNIENTKRTPDLTLSIGAKRNEELGLNQAVLGFSIPIPVFDRNQGNLQVAVSRTDKARDELVAFRVQLETQLGGAYERLSTARQSVDTLQKEILPGAQSAFDAATKGFEFGKFNYLDVLDAQRTLFQAKSQYINALLDAHQASADIKRILGDAMPETAVKP